The following proteins are encoded in a genomic region of Nicotiana sylvestris chromosome 4, ASM39365v2, whole genome shotgun sequence:
- the LOC138890489 gene encoding uncharacterized protein — MYKLKQQMAEMYQAWAKGQPLPAYPANPAFILPLAQSQDHPATDSSPGFPIYQHYQSTTSQTPLAPPPKPVSYPPPPATPVFVAPPPATLHISFSEPLFPIHDNQYYPPEPTFKAPEPYSYTPRFDLPVEAEKPSNNPEHEEIFRKIKSLEQSFRDMQGLGGQVSVAYKDLCLFLDVQLPTGFKMPKFDLYDGHSDPVAHLRGFCSKMRGASGKDELLMYNLEIIPNRLSLMKLEKKHNESFREYGFHWREQAARVDPLMKESEMVDYFLQALEPTYFGQLVSVVGKSFNEIVKMGGMVEEELKSNKIMSCSAIKATTQAIQNSTGGAIGKKKKEDVATVESGTWLIQLDILRPIETKFPNPPPRNLDHSVSCEYCFGAPGHDTEKCRQLKTTIQELIDTNRIEVQAPEVPNINQNPLPAHHETHMIETVHKGGEPKKPSQTVMMIRSCEPRPVETSTSEKSGIKLNRANSEPSVVVKKGSSSDVAVRQEKAKVVVPGVANKPVVIVEGARTDPVIIKPVTQLLIVNSKAFPWNFQRVTVTYKGKEFKEEVYETHGLTRSGRCFAPEELRKAKISKDNPVLVKKSVTEEEAEEFLRKIKDRYEIVVHDEDNLRAPGDAVVSLIEVEDDKGPWVYQVLDMVSVEKILEGNSFCAGFNDMTCMRNLRRGLKSQPNSEIIIQEIECDDESEYDENEALEEISKELSHFEEKPKPNLSDTEAINLGDPDNIRETKISVRLEP; from the exons atgtataagctgaaacagcagatggccgaaatgtaccaggcatgggcaaaagggcaacCACTACCAGCTTACCCCGCCAATCCTGCCTTCATCCTACCAttggctcagtctcaggatcatcctgccaccgatTCGTCCCCgggctttcccatttaccaacattaCCAGAGCACAACTTCCCAAACACCActagctccaccacccaaaccagtttcataccctcctccaccagccactcCTGTCTTTGTGGCGCCCCCTCCCGCTACACTCCACATATCCTTCAGCGAGCCTTTGTTCCCCATTCATGATAatcagtattatcccccggagcccactttcaaagctccagaaccctattcctacacgcctcgttttgatctccctgtGGAGGCTGAGAAACCATCCAataatcccgaacatgaggagatatTCAGGAAAattaaaagcctggaacagtcattcagagacatgcaggggttgggaggtcaagtaagtgtggcttacaaagatctatgtctatttctAGATGTGCAATTACCgacagggtttaagatgcccaagtttgatttgtacgatgggcACAGTGATCCAGTGGCACATTTGAGAgggttttgtagcaaaatgaggggagctagCGGGAAAGACGAGTTGCTAATG tataatcttgagattaTTCCGAATCGTTTGTCTTTgatgaaacttgagaaaaagcacaatgagagtttcagggagtatggttttcattggagagagcaagcagcgagggttgaccctctgatgaaagaaagtgaaatggtggattatttcttgcaggccttaGAGCCTACTTATTTCGGTCAGCTGGTATCAGTtgtaggcaagtccttcaacgaAATAGTGAaaatggggggcatggtagaagaagagctcaagtccaacaaaatcatgagctgctcagctattaaggcaaccacccaggccattcaaaacagtACTGGGGGagcaattggaaagaagaagaaagaggatgtcgcAACAGTTGAGTCAGGGACTTG gttgatACAACTGGATATATTGAGGCCGATCGAGACAAAATTTCCAAACCCTCCCCCGAGAAATCTTGATCATTCTgtaagttgcgaatattgttttggtgctccggggcacgacacagagaaatgcaGGCAATTAAAAACAACGattcaagagcttattgataccaatcgGATTGAAGTCCAAGCACCAGAGgtgcccaatatcaaccagaacccattgccggcccatcatgagacacaTATGATCGAGacagtgcataagggaggggagcctaagaagccttcgcagaccgtcatgatgattcggtcatGTGAACCCAGGCCGGTTGAGActtcaacaagtgagaagtcagggatcaagttgaacagggcaaatagtgaaccatctgtggtagtcaagaaggggtcctcaagtgatgttgcagtgagacaagaaaaagcaaaagtggtGGTGCCAGgggtggcgaacaagcctgtcgtaattgtggagggtgctcgcacagatcctgtcattatcaaacctgtaacccagcttctgatagtcaacagcaaggcttTCCCTTGGAATTTTCAGcgggtgacagtgacttacaaaggcaaagaatttaaagaagaagtctatgagaCTCATGGATTGACTCggtcggggagatgctttgcccctgaggagttaagaaaagctaaaatcTCCAAGGATAACCCAGTGCTGGTGAAGAAATCTGTGaccgaagaagaggcagaagagtttttgagaaagataaaa GATAGATATGAAATCGTTGTGCACGACGAGGATAATTTGCGTGCTCCCGGTGATGCCGTTGTTTCGctcattgaggttgaagatgataagggtcCTTGGGTTTACCAGGTTCTTGACatggtgtcggtagagaaaattctagaAGGGAA ttctttttgtgctggttttaatgacatgacatgcatgaggaatcttcggcgcGGTCTTAAGAGCCAacctaattctgaaataataattcaagaaatagagtgtgatgatgaatcagaatatgatgagaaCGAGGCccttgaagagattagtaaagaattaagccattttgaagaaaaacccaagcctaacctgagtgatacagaagcaatcaatttaggggaccccgataatatcagagaaactaagataagtgtccgtCTTGAACCttaa
- the LOC138890490 gene encoding uncharacterized protein, with protein sequence MEALEESKCTLEQQLKVLTSELAVEKASSNQAGKDKNLLETSFSKQLSKASEEIRELRALLSEKEVYASELVQTLTQTQEDLRESSDKVGLLESSLSHLQVSYNSALAENEKLKNKIDQWEKDYEILEEKTTIEVSWAILNTRHDTLVEASQEGFNLDAELAKIRETVEKTQQGQDFPSPVANTPEHIEDDMGTVNVPTPSSQLEPSVASDPALDPSSSP encoded by the coding sequence ATGGAAGCATTAGAAGAGAGCAAGTGCACCTTAGAGCAGCAATTGAAGGTTTTGACTTCAGAATTAGCAGTTGAGAAGGCTTCCTCAAATCAAGCTGGTAAGGACAAGAATCTCCTTGAAACATCTTTTTCTAAGCAACTCTCCAAGGccagtgaagaaatcagagaactGAGAGCTCTATTAAGTGAGAAAGAAGTTTATGCTAGTGAACTCGTACAAACACTTACACAGACCCAAGAAGATCTTCGTGAGTCTTCTGATAAGGTCGGTTTATTAGAAAGCTCACTCTCTCATCTGCAAGTTTCTTATAATTCTGCCTTGGCTGAGAATGAAAAGCTTAAAAACAAGATTGATCAATGGGAGAAAGATTATGAGATTCTTGAGGAAAAGACTAcaattgaagtgagttgggctatTTTAAATACCCGCCATGATACCCTGGTGGAAGCTAGCCAAGAGGGTTTTAACTTGGATGCTGAGTTAGCTAAGATAAGAGAGACTGTTGAAAAGACTCAACAAGGCCAAGACTTTCCCTCTCCCGTGGCTAATACTCCCGAGCACATTGAAGATGACATGGGTACAGTGAATGTTCCAACTCCTTCAAGCCAACTCGAACCTTCTGTTGCTAGTGATCCTGCTTTAGATCCTTCTTCATCCCCTTAG